A single genomic interval of Gossypium raimondii isolate GPD5lz chromosome 11, ASM2569854v1, whole genome shotgun sequence harbors:
- the LOC105785392 gene encoding probable xyloglucan endotransglucosylase/hydrolase protein 23 — MDTLSSLSNALGMLLITFLMVETFMVASAGNFNKDVDITWGDSRGKILNNGQLLTLSLDKASGSGFQSRNEYLYGKFDMQLKLVPGNSAGTVTAYYLKSQGSSWDEIDFEFLGNLSGDPYVVHTNVYTKGKGGREQQFYLWFDPTADFHTYSILWNPGHVIFYVDGRPIREFKNLESVGIPYPKNQPMRMYCSLWNADDWATRGGLVKTDWSQAPFTASFRNFTANACVLSNGVSSCSSNASSNNAWFSQELDSSSQKVLKWVQKNYMVYNYCKDAKRFPEGLPVECTVRNRKQIKI, encoded by the exons ATGGATACACTTTCCAGTCTTTCAAATGCTTTAGGAATGCTCCTCATCACTTTTCTTATGGTTGAAACCTTCATGGTTGCTTCAGCTGGCAACTTTAACAAGGATGTTGATATAACATGGGGAGATAGTCGTGGAAAAATTCTCAACAATGGCCAGCTTCTTACTCTTTCCCTTGATAAAGCTTCTGGTTCAGGCTTCCAGTCCAGGAATGAATATTTGTATGGGAAGTTCGATATGCAACTGAAACTTGTGCCTGGCAACTCTGCAGGGACTGTCACTGCCTACTAC TTAAAATCTCAAGGTTCGTCTTGGGATGAGATAGATTTTGAATTCTTGGGGAACCTAAGTGGTGATCCTTATGTCGTTCACACTAATGTTTATACGAAAGGGAAAGGTGGGAGAGAGCAACAATTCTACCTCTGGTTCGACCCAACTGCCGATTTTCACACTTACTCGATTCTCTGGAATCCTGGACACGTTAT TTTCTATGTAGATGGTAGACCAATTAGAGAGTTCAAAAACCTGGAATCAGTTGGTATTCCATACCCAAAAAACCAACCCATGAGAATGTATTGTAGCCTCTGGAATGCTGATGACTGGGCCACTAGAGGAGGTCTAGTCAAGACTGATTGGAGCCAGGCACCTTTCACAGCTTCTTTCAGGAACTTCACTGCGAATGCTTGTGTCTTGTCTAATGGAGTCTCTTCCTGCAGTTCAAATGCATCTTCTAACAATGCCTGGTTTTCACAAGAACTAGATTCTTCTAGTCAGAAAGTGCTAAAATGGGTGCAAAAGAACTACATGGTTTACAATTATTGCAAAGACGCAAAACGATTCCCTGAGGGCCTACCTGTTGAATGCACTGTCAGAAACAGAAAACAGATTAAGATCTAA